The bacterium genome includes a region encoding these proteins:
- a CDS encoding CehA/McbA family metallohydrolase, translated as MEKYSYKQFFYVGLIFIWVVTIGCTSVHQLSQVKTAELRIRVVDHETGQLMPAKLVIECENKTYAKSPYQNHAVFIDGQGDFILPLGTVKIFVSRGFEYQPQQVIVRLSPQRRNVLVRLKRLVNLPQIKWYCGDSHIHVARRENARIATNIQYGAMLARAVGLDYVTFVQLYDSVKNLTNDQIFTICNENSDTDFICRPGVEMKGYNDKIPKIHYLRLNLPNLIGQEGWHLIEQSEEERTNKHNPVFIAAHPTRWWLDNRKNAVLSNLARELPLAVVCGAVDAIEILENERDLQTWFAILNAGYRVAGVMNSDTGLDTETGGDIGWGRTYTYSEKFDYNQIMQNLKQGKNFATTGPLLLFSIDTFLPGTILEPDAQQHSMRILCYTAGYGDELKKLKIIRNGMVINTVYIPERKKEFQYEYLINETEKAWYLVQLDSSSGVAIANPIYFLPKQEKTVDIITSVKVTGVVTDVHGNPIPAVVKLVSPGTGLLNTGIIYDTITSDNSGKFSFETNPGRKIQVTSQGYYSLVTSIVFASSKIQRFVESIDDISLTKRETYIHAKKLMNELDIQIWLKPLQPVQEIYSNDSIVLRATSGSGWLVDSSGSYFPAEAVKWNPKDELCNEYSHKKHQFVINIPITGKYYVWLRIRKAGEYFISTNHGEETVIKPDWVPEEIGWFTGGSLLLNKGENILAVSAKDMRVWHTFDAVILTRNEDFRPE; from the coding sequence ATGGAGAAATATTCCTATAAGCAATTCTTTTATGTAGGGTTGATATTTATATGGGTAGTTACGATAGGATGTACATCAGTTCATCAATTATCCCAAGTAAAAACTGCGGAGTTACGAATTCGAGTTGTTGACCATGAAACTGGCCAATTAATGCCCGCAAAATTAGTCATTGAGTGTGAAAATAAAACCTACGCGAAAAGTCCCTATCAAAATCACGCGGTTTTTATCGACGGGCAGGGCGACTTCATTCTTCCATTAGGAACAGTGAAAATTTTCGTTAGCCGTGGCTTTGAATATCAGCCGCAACAGGTTATCGTTAGATTATCACCACAGAGAAGGAATGTTCTGGTTAGATTAAAACGCCTGGTTAATTTACCGCAAATCAAATGGTATTGTGGTGATTCGCATATTCATGTTGCTAGACGAGAAAATGCAAGGATTGCTACTAATATACAGTATGGTGCTATGTTAGCTCGAGCGGTTGGATTAGATTATGTCACATTTGTTCAACTCTATGATTCCGTGAAAAATTTAACCAACGACCAAATATTTACTATCTGTAATGAAAATAGTGATACAGATTTTATATGCCGACCCGGCGTCGAAATGAAAGGATATAACGATAAAATTCCCAAAATCCATTATCTTCGGTTAAATCTCCCAAATCTTATAGGACAAGAAGGATGGCATTTGATTGAGCAAAGTGAGGAGGAACGAACAAATAAGCATAATCCGGTATTTATTGCTGCACATCCTACTCGTTGGTGGTTAGATAATAGAAAAAATGCAGTGTTAAGCAATTTAGCGCGAGAATTACCATTAGCAGTAGTATGCGGTGCAGTTGATGCAATTGAGATTCTCGAGAATGAAAGAGACCTTCAGACCTGGTTTGCCATTTTGAACGCTGGATATCGAGTTGCGGGAGTGATGAATAGCGATACAGGATTAGATACAGAAACAGGAGGAGACATTGGATGGGGTAGAACCTATACCTATAGCGAGAAGTTTGATTATAATCAGATTATGCAGAATTTGAAACAGGGGAAAAATTTTGCTACTACAGGACCACTGCTTCTATTTTCAATTGATACCTTTTTACCCGGTACCATTCTGGAACCTGATGCACAACAACATTCTATGCGTATTCTATGTTATACTGCCGGGTATGGAGATGAATTGAAAAAACTAAAAATTATTCGAAATGGGATGGTTATTAATACGGTGTATATACCGGAACGAAAAAAAGAATTTCAGTATGAATATTTAATTAACGAAACTGAAAAAGCTTGGTATTTAGTACAACTGGATTCTTCTTCTGGAGTAGCGATAGCAAATCCAATTTATTTTTTGCCAAAACAAGAAAAAACGGTTGATATTATTACTTCAGTCAAAGTCACTGGGGTTGTAACCGACGTCCACGGGAACCCGATTCCAGCAGTGGTTAAATTAGTTTCTCCAGGAACAGGTTTGCTCAATACCGGTATAATCTATGATACGATCACCAGTGATAATTCCGGGAAATTTTCTTTTGAGACTAATCCGGGCAGAAAAATTCAAGTCACGAGTCAAGGATATTATTCATTGGTTACCAGTATTGTTTTTGCCTCGAGCAAAATTCAACGGTTTGTCGAATCGATAGACGATATCTCGCTGACGAAAAGAGAAACGTATATTCATGCAAAGAAATTAATGAATGAGCTTGATATCCAAATATGGTTAAAACCACTGCAACCTGTTCAGGAAATCTATAGTAACGATTCAATTGTTCTGCGCGCAACGAGTGGTTCGGGATGGTTGGTAGATAGTTCAGGGAGTTATTTTCCTGCTGAAGCGGTTAAATGGAATCCGAAAGATGAATTATGTAATGAATATTCGCACAAAAAACATCAATTTGTCATTAATATACCGATTACAGGAAAATATTATGTTTGGCTAAGAATACGCAAAGCCGGAGAATATTTTATTTCTACCAATCATGGGGAAGAAACTGTTATTAAACCTGACTGGGTTCCTGAAGAGATTGGGTGGTTCACTGGTGGAAGTTTATTATTGAATAAAGGCGAGAATATTTTAGCTGTTTCTGCAAAAGATATGAGAGTATGGCATACATTTGATGCGGTTATTTTAACTCGAAATGAAGATTTTCGACCTGAATGA